The sequence TGCAGAAAGGGGAAGGAACACTGCAACtgtacactgttttttttcttatggtTTTGGAGATCTTGCCTTTTTATAGTGTGCAtaccattatttgtttttttctcatagATGTGTGATGAAACCATCTAACAAAAAAGGGGAAGCCCAACCAAGTAAGTCTCCAGATGATGATGATCTCATTGAGGGTCACTTTGTAGAACACTTTGTGAAGCCTATATTGTAATTAACCTCCATTTAGCCATGTGTTTGGGTGTCTGTAGACCCTGTGGTATAGGTTTCCTGTCCACATTCTTCTGCTCTTGTTAAATCAATTTGCGCTGAGCTGGTGGAGCTTCATAGGAAGTGTGTTTACGTCTCAGTAAAAACTTGTTTGTTCTGAGTTCGCCTCAGGCATGTCACTGATAGCTAAATATGGCAATCAAATATTTAGCTTTAGCTTCCTGATcgcagcactgtgctgctttCACTCAACAAAACGGGAGTTATTTCGGCTTGAGGGATTAAAAGTGAGAGGGCTTTTCCCGGCCCTCCAATCCTCTTTCCGTCCTCACAGTTGCCATGAGCAGTGAGCTGAACGTGCCAATGGGCTCGCCGGCCCCGGGGTGCACAGAGAGGGTGCAGGATGGTGGGGGAATGGATTACAGGGACTGGGTGCGCCGGAGCTACCTGGAGCTGGTCACCTCCAACCACCACTCGGTGCAGGCCCTGTCCTGGAGGAAGCTCTACCTGAGCCGCGCCAAGCTCAAAGCTTCCAGCCGCACTTCTGCGCTGCTCTCCGGCTTCGCCATGGTGAGTTCTGCAGTACCTGCCCAACCCTTAAGAGGAGGGGGAAGTGACCTTGATAACTGAAACTTTGTGGTACTCTggctttttggcttttttttttctttttttttttttttgagtaagCTGCAGTTGTCTAAATTTATGATCTCGCACTGCTGTTTGAAAGCTAATGGTCAAAACAGACATTCACAGGTTTTCTGAGCTGTGACATCAGATTAATACTGATTCAGTAATGAGTATATTCTTCGATTATGGGAGACGATACCAGCCACTTTAGACCAATTCACTAGTTTACAGTTTGATGAATTGTGATTCAGGACACTTTGACACAGCTCTGTATCAATATGCAGTAAAATTGCAAAAGTGAAGTTATAATGAACAGATATTGTGAGCATCACTTTACTTGCAATGAATACACTACTGTCACTTCTGGAATGTAAACAAGTAAATTCATTACACTTAAATTTGTACATGATGCACAaatttgtgacatcataaatatttgtgctgtgacacagacagacagtatcGAATTGTCACGCTGCCGTTGGCTGTCGTGTCATGTGTCCATGACTCGTCAGGTGGCCATGGTGGAAGTGCAGCTGGAGATGCAGTACAACTACCCCCGTGTCCTGCTGATTGCCTTCAGCGTCTGCACCACGGTCCTGGTGGCGGTACACCTCTTCGCCCTGCTCATCAGCACCTGCATCCTGCCCAATGTGGAGGCGGTCAGCAACATACACAACCTCAACTCTGTAAGCGAGTCGCCCCACGAGCGAATGCACCATTACATCGAGCTGGCCTGGGGCTTCTCCACCGCCCTGGGCATCTTGCTCTTCCTGGCCGAGGTGGTGTTGCTCTGCTGGATCAAATTCCTGCCTGTCGACTCAGGGAAGTCCCCCATCGCTCTGATCCGATCCAACTGCAGCACGCCGACTCCGCCGCCGCCGGGGCATAGCGGGTGGCAGGCGGCCCTGGCCTCCACCATCATCATGGTGCCCGTGGGGTTAATCTTTGTGGTCTTCACCATCCACTTCTACCGCTCGCTGGTCCGCCACAAGACGGAGCGCCACCATCAGGAGATTGAGGAACTGCACAAGTTGAAGGTGCAGTTGGACGGCCATGACCGCGGCATACAGGCTGTgtgaaccccccaccccccactcccgTTCTGCACTCCCTCCAGTTACACAGAATCTCAGCCTGTGCAGACCTGTCTCCCAAAGCTCTGCGTTAACCGGGACACCTTCCAAATCCATTTCCGCTCTAATAAATGTTGCTTAGTGACTCCCTCTTTTCATGTTGGAGGTCTGAGTTAATCTCAGCCCTTGGCTCGCAAGTTCAGCTCCCAAGTGTTGCGTGTGCTTCAGCTAGAATATGGTCCCTCTTTGTGAGATGTGCAAGTCCTAATGTCTGGTGTATGTGCTGTCTTtggaaacagaaacattttttaaagcaaaagaACGTTTACAGGCAAATTTCAAGGGCTATTTTGATATCAGTTAAATttgcttttgaatattttgttttaaactttttccACTTCTGTAATGGCATCCTCTGCCCTCCACTCCTTTGTTAAAACATATGTAAACTAAGAAGGTGGGTCTCCAGgttttgaaatctgaaatccaAATCAGAAAGGGCGCCTTTCACTTTTGGGTATTTCTATGGTGTGATGGTTAGGACACAACACAACGCTGCTTCTTCGAGTGAGATTTCACTAAAATCCAGATATATAACCAGgcaacatgttaaaaaaaaaaaaaatcacagcaactTGAAATGAATCTGCACCACGGCCCAGTTGTAGTGTAAAGGTGCAGACATGACAAAGTTCAATAAGTAACACAAAGGATCTCACCCTCAAAAAGATGTAAAACTTCAACAATGCTGACAGAGAAAAATGCTatatttgacagttttttttcatgtttgattaAATTTAATGCTGATTTATGTTAATTGAACTTTGTTTaatgaaatacagcatttttggcatatttgaaatttttacttctttttgaGTGTGAGTTCATGTTGCTTATTCaacatgaaatgaaagctaTATGTGTTGCTCTTGTTTGAGATGCATACgcattatactgtatgtccagTGTTCAATGGTTTGTACCCAGTATGGAAGAAAAGGTGGACTGTGAGATAAGATGAGCCAAAAAATGAGACCAAATCATCCTGGTCTTGTTGACTTGGGGTGCAAAAGCATTACCTTAGTCAAAATGACCCTATTttgcattcatgcatttatttgtgaCCACACCCTTAGTGACTGTGTACATGTGTCAGGTGTGTGAGTTCCAGAAGGGTGGaagctaaacaaataaatcaagcaatgcaacatcatttttattgtacacAAAAAGTGTAGCAATTCCATGTTTACTTCCATGTGACAACTTGACAAACCTATTTAGACATGAACCAGAGATGAATTCCATAATAAACTATACTCTGCATGGGGTTGAAACAGTTCTGTACTTGAACTTTAAGTCAAGTCTGTTACAGGCAAAGGCCTCCTAATTCTAACGTTTTGTCTATGCAAGTCatttagttgttgtttttttttttttgcacaacacTCAGTTCAGGCTTTAAATTTACCAAACTGGGgaagaaacagcaaaaaaaaaaaaaacttgcataaATTTATTTAACGTTTTCTCtgacacaaagaggaaaaatggtTCTTGGGGTTGTCCTCATGTTTTATGTTGGCTGGTTGAATGCTTTTCaagtgcatatttttaaaaatgttttctattttaacatttttaagtgtttcaGTAGGTTTGCTTATGGGTAATTTCCACTGATGTTGTTGAGATGGGCTTAAATTAAACTGGGTAAGATctttacagttacatttcataggcatgtgtgtgctgttggtGTCTCGGTACTACAAATTGACCAAGATTAATAAGTTATAGTATGTTAAGGATGTGTAACTAAGGATATGTCAACACAGGTCAGTCCGCACTCATATTACACCAGATGGTGTAATGGTATTTTTTTGCCCGCCCCTGCATATTTTTCTACGCTGCAAACAGCAGCGCATTTCCCATGTGAATATGTTTCccatgcagatttttttccacaacaaaatTTTTTCACAAAAGTTTATTGCTCTGTGCACATTGACTTGCATTCAGCTAACCAAGATTTGTTCAGATGGTTGTGAATTTTGAATATTACTGAACTTCACCCATGTCATATTTCCTGGTGTTGCAAATTCTGAGGAGGCAGCAAAAAATAACAACCCAGGGTTTGTTTAAATCATAGCTGTGCTCTTCGTCAGTGGAAGTGAACATTTCATGCAGTTTTATGAGCCGGTAATGGGTGATTAAAGAGAGTGGAAAGCGATATATGGAGGATATATCCTTGtcataattaaatacaaaaaaacatgtctaAATCAGTTACACAAGTATTAAATACAATACACATGTATTGAgagattcaaattcaaagatgATTTGCGTTTCGTTGGCCATTAGTGAGTCCCATTTATTAGCATTTatcagtgtgttgtttttttttctgagtgctTTGCTTTCTGCTGAGGTTGCCTCAGTCAGACAAAGTCTTTGGGAGGGGCTCGGGGTGTGGTCACTGGCTGAGGGCTGAGTAGTGTGGTTATACCATTTTACCAAGGAGAGTCAGGTCAGCAAGGTGAAAATTGAACTGGACTGGAACTGGTCACACGTATTCTACCTTGGTTAGCCCCCTTTGGCTATTATGCTCTGTTTATGAAATAAGTGTAAAGCTGGCTAGTGTGAGTTTATTTGCGGTTAATATGTAATGGTAATATCCTACACGTTGAATGGCTATAATATAAATTCTGGCTTTCATGATGTTTTTAGTAACGGCGAGTTCTTTTTTCGTTCGAACTGTGCCAACGTTTAACCGCTTGTGGGGCAGGCTTGCTAACTGAATTAGACCATTTGATCCAGAATGATCACTGCTTTCCGTTTGAATGTTACAGTTGTAACATTAAGACATCTGTCTAATATTATACGGTGGTGGTATATATGGGAGTCCCCCAGACCTATTCCAAATGTGTGATTGACAGAAGCAGTCTCATCCGAAAGCAGTGCACTCAGAGAAATAGAAcatgtttcagtgaaaacattaatCACTTAGACTGGAAAAGAAATGACcaccaaagaaaaacaaatttgcGCAACTGGTATTGTGAAGCGTGCATCGTATTTCTTACTTTGCGCATAAGagttaaacatgaaaaatactgattttattcatttatgtaacATGTTATGGCATGGATAATTCTCCAAATCGCgaaaatgttgccatttttccttttccttctgtaTAGAAAACGTAGTTATGAGGCCGACATTCCAATACCAATGTGACCAAGATATGCAtgaagtgagagggagaagctGAAGTGCTCTTGTAGTCTAGTTTTATCCTTGGAGGCCAGCTGCGAAATGTAGTTCGCTTTTAGATCCGAGTACAAACTGGGGACATATTTATGCTTTCAGAAGTTTTACTTTTTAGATTGATACATGTTACCAAGATGATGTCTGCAGATATGACCTATGAGCTTCGGATGAAGCATCGCTACGTTGATTTTTTAAGTTAAAGTCAAACCGCTTAGCGCAAACGCTCTCCTACAGAATTCAGGAACAGTGCGAAATGGCTGTTTCTTAGACCTAAAGAATCGCTTATTTATTGTCTTCGTGTGTCCATGGAGATCTTTTTGAGCACTTGGctttttaagaataaaaattaatgtcattttttgtcaaattttgaTAATGATGTATAACATTGTGCCACTTATTTTagatattaatatataaatgtaatgtaggcCTACGTCTGCTCACTGAACTGAATCTGTGTACATGTAACAGTTATTAAAACAAGTTCTGTGTAATAACGTGGCTTTAGATTTTTTCCTTCCCATGGATCAGTTTGTTTCAAAAGGCTTAATGACATTAAGAATTTATTAATTCCCCCATTTGTTTCAGATGGGGTAATTTGTGGTTTTTATTCCTTGTCCAGCTAGAGCACTCGGTACTTTTCTCAAGGATTATGCaaacagctgtttgtgtttgccgTTTATACGAAATATCGCCAATGCAAATTATTTGCCTACAATGCCGCCgtatttattaatatatgttGGGGTAGTTCAGAAAATGCTGTGTGCATGACCGTGTATAACTATTAATTAAATGCAAGATGGTGTAATGATTGTTGATGTTGTGTGTTTATGATGGGTTATAGTGTTTCTGATGACCACTGCAAACGATCAtataacagaaatgaaaaaaaaaaaagtttcttcaGTCCGAGGAAGAGAGACGGTAAATAGTAGTAGCCTAATACTAATTTGAAAGTTGGCACGAAGGAAGCGTTTTGGGGGTAATTCTTACGTCACGGggtgttaattgttaattaaacaatctcacgctgtagcttttgcaatagcacacaaactacagacaatctgcgctgtttcgcgagcataatcatttactctatttacgcattggtgtcaattattctgtgaattatttgttttattgttaatcaaggaggataaagggtAACAGGTTGAGtgatgatagatttaaaggtaatgtttcagcctcccaCCACtgatgtgacatcacacactTAAAAAGTCAACATCTTTAACAACCCAACTCCAAATGACTTCAACTCGTACTTCCACTGTGGCGAACGTGATTATCATTAATGACCCTAATCACGTGTTTGGCTTACAAACCTCTAAAACAGCAGAAAGTGGCGGTAATTTTGAGGTTAGCCAAAGGAGAATTGTGAGGGGCTGACGAAAGAGACGTGTCTTCGGTAGGTTTATTAAAACCTGAGGAAGCTATTCAGTTGGCTACGTAACTGCGGCGTGTTATTTCTGTCTTCGCCGACGTGAGGCTTTGATAGAGAAACCATTGTCTGATTAATCAAAGATGCTGGGTGTCTGAGGCATGATCACAAAATGTCAGAGGCCATTGTAAGCTCGGAAGCATCGTCTGTGTCGTATTTTGTAAGGGTGCCTTAAAAAGCGACCGTGCTCATGAGAACTAGGTGCATAAATTGCTATTTTGATAGTGACGATGATGAGAGGAATATAATTCCCTGACTTGGTATTACCATCCTGTGATGGCAATGACCAAGGTGTGATTGGATTTAATCTTCTCTCTGAGTTGCTACTAGAACTTTGACTACGTGTGATTGACCAGCTCAACTGAACTGAAAGAACCAGGAGCACTCCGTGTGTGAGATTCTCAATGAACCAGTCACGTTTATGGATTTGCTCACCTATTTTAGACTTGAAATTGTACTTGTAAGTGACCTTGGGCCTCCAACTCACCTTCAActgtttaatatatttatgtgcTTAGATTTTCTTAACATGTACATAATAATATAGACTACCATTACACCTATGCATTCTAATATGGATCCTTACAAGTTGCTGGATTTGGATCCGAGTAGGCATATTTGGAGAAAAAGGATGCCTTTGTGACGTCTTGTATAATTGTCCAAAGATGCACACAGAGTCTTAGCCTGTTGTAATTGTCTAGTGTCTGAATGGAAATCTTTAACCAAATTAGATTTTGGCAGTGGACTGTAAGGGAACCTGATTCAAGGTAATCTGCAAGCATCCACCCCCCTCACTTCCATTAGAAACATCTGTGGCTGGTTTAACCAGTTTGCATATGCAGTATCCCACTTGATCTTGTATAAAATTCCTTTCGGGGCCTGCAGTGGTATTCATGCTAGTGTTAGGGCTGACATTTGAGACGGATGGCTGTAACGAGGATCACAGCACTGGCAAGGCTGCAGCTATGTGGGGAAGAATTGCCTGGCTTGATATTGCCCTTCTACGGTCACACAAACCAAAGACAGTGGATTTAATCTGAGTTTCCTGCATGAGCTATGCAACAGTGGCTCTGCCAAAATGTTCCTTTAAAATTGAAATGGCTAACCCACTCTCccaagggatttttttttgggggggggatcCTGTGtacaaaactaacaaaaatgGAACTCCTCAGCTGCAGTTCTGCCCACATATTTTACAATTGCCATTTCAGTCCCAAAATGGTAGTTCTTGTTTGACATTTGACCTTTGGTTGCACTCTGTCTCACTCATGAAATGCTGGTTTAACTGTCACTGTTCTCTCTGTAAGGCTGGGCCAGACGGAGTCTTGATGTGGCGCATGAGAGTTTGGACGTGGACCAAAAGGGCCTCCCagaagggtggggggtgaggggctgCAAGTCTCAATCTACAATCGAGTGGAAGGAAATGGCCTCTGCTTTAGATCCGTGTTAGGAAATGGGACAGATCACACATGCCGTTGGTGGAATGACCCTCCCAGTTGACGTGTTTGTGTTATGGATTGGGGgaattttcctcttttaatgTCAACTATTCTGCAATAAATCCATGTGGGTGGTATGGCTGCGCTATAGACGTGTCATGAGCAACCAATATGGCATGTTGGTTGGGACTAGCTGCTAAATTTAATTTGCTGAGACGGTGTTTAATGAGAACTGCCTTTTTGGATAGTGAGATAATTGCAATGGTAAATATAGCTGAAGCGAATCCTGTTAAGTCTATTCTGTTAGAACAATTTAAATGCCTTCCAACACATCTGTGAGGGCACCGATCAACAAATGTAAATTGCCTTTGTTTGCGCTGATACAATGATCCCCCCTCTAGGCTAACTGGGGTCAATATGGAAATTTTTTCAAGTTTCTCAAATGGAGATTCTGAATTTAAGTAACAACATGGGTCCCTCTCTAACAGTAATTACTTGTACATCTGACTGCAAAATGCCTTTGCTGTTCACTGAATAAATCCTGTGAGAATACTAAATCCTGCAGGCTAAAAAAAGCTTTCCGGCCTTTTGACTGAGATCAAATTTAACTCTTGCTGCCGGCTATGGACatggtttatttgtttttaaaaattcccTTCTACACAGCCAAGATTTAAAGAAAGTGGTTACCTGTATAATGAAGTAGCATTGATGCTGTCTACTGAAaccaattttaaaaagtatttcaaCAAAATACCATAACTAAATACTTGATATAAATCAaaaattgtttgcttttgtctttgGATAGTCAGAGTTGATAGGGAATTGTTTCAGAGGACTGATGATGGACTCCACTTGAAGCTCAATTTTCTCACCACTGACTCCACTTGCTGCTGGTGCTGATGCTCAATATTTGCCTGCTGGGACACCATCCAGCTGGCTAGTATCTAATGATCTGGATGTGGAAGCTTCCAGTTTgcttacacatttacatttgctttgcatACTGTGCTTCAATCTAAAATTTCCAAATGcttgtgcaaatgtattttaagatgACCATTCACTTGTACTTCAAACCTGATTCAAAAGACAATTTTATGGATTTAATGCAATAAATTACACAAGTCCTGTTTAAagaactgaaatttaaatggTTAGCTGGTCTAAAGGCTTTTTTCCTGCATGCATATACAGGACCTGTACTTAATTTACTGTAATACAatattttccctgtgttttgataaatgtggtatacattattaaaaactagttttgaaatgtttcaaaatcTATAATTTAACAGGTAACACTTAAACAACATAGCAGGCCCATTCACTGAACCAGCCCCAGTGCACATTTAGTTTGCTGTGGGGGAAACAAAATGAAGGGTAGTCTATCAAATatccacacacagctctgcactAAATTTACCTGAGTATGTTTTTTAATCCAAAGAGAGAACTCAGGTCTATTAGTACTGTGCCTGCTTTCAGACCCATCGGGGCACATATGTTCTTTAAAGGGAAATGCTCATTACTGGCCCTTTGCAAAAATGCCATAGTTACTGCAATCTGAGCTTTAACAGAAGCCAATTACTTAGAACATCTATGTTAAAAATGCCACTGACACTTTTATTCACAGCATATGAAGCTGCTGGTTAGCAGATCCAGCTATTACTCGAGACCTTAAAAACGCTAAGCATTTGCATCCTCAAAAAAGATAACCATTACCATTTCAGATGGAGCACATCCAATCAAAGTAATCACTACTGTGGAGgttatttttccccacatacaacacatttcaatattctctatttattttgatttcagtaaatatttacagtaagtCAGAGTTAAAATGGAATGTTTCCACTGTCATACTTGCATGAAATGGCACTAGACGATCCACAGCATAGTCTGACAGAAGTACACTAGGCCAGGGCATGCGATGGGATataaatttcaaacatttacttAGAAAAAATAGTGTTAGCCCTTTACAAAAATGGAGCGGGACAGGATGATTTGAGTATGCTACAGAAAATCTCCCTTTGCCTGTGCAGACTGCATGGAGCTGGTTACATTCTCAGTGGATTCAGCTTCTGGAGAGCATCTTCAACTTTATTCTTTTTCTGAGAAGAATCAAGAGAACGCTAGGTGTGTTCTGAAAGGTCTGTGTGCCTCTGATAATGTGCACAGAGGGATATCAGAGAGGGCCAAGTCAGTGTTTGGGCTCCTGTATGTCTACCCTTCAGGTGAGTAGATCTTGATGAGATGCTGTAGTTCAGTGGGGTAGCCCGTCAGCGGACATTGCTGGTGGGCTTTGACGTACATGTAGACGCAGCGGTAACAGAAAACATAACCGGAAGTGGCCAGAGCAGTGTCATTGGCACGGACCTTATGGCAGAGGGGACAGATATTGTTTACGGCCAGTCCAGTTTGGTCCTGGAGCTGATCGAGGTGGAGTggagggggtggtgtggggaggGAGGTCAGGGACTTGATGGTGCTCTGGTTCTCTGAGGAGTACCACCACTCCAGGAACTGCAAGAAGAACACTCCGAGAGACAGACTGCTGGACAGGGACAAGGCCACTCCACCCACTGCTGTGGACAACAGCCGCTGGAGCCTCTGGCCAACACtgcaagagagaggaagacgCTGTGTTAGAACAGGTAAAcaaaattaaagacaaacaaTGAGACAGGGGACCCTACACACATCTGGCAATGCTGCAGCATCAGATACTATATTGGGTTTACATTGTGTAGGTGTAAAACCACTGGAATTTTCCTTAACTGACCTTCCCA comes from Megalops cyprinoides isolate fMegCyp1 chromosome 3, fMegCyp1.pri, whole genome shotgun sequence and encodes:
- the orai2 gene encoding protein orai-2, with protein sequence MKPSNKKGEAQPIAMSSELNVPMGSPAPGCTERVQDGGGMDYRDWVRRSYLELVTSNHHSVQALSWRKLYLSRAKLKASSRTSALLSGFAMVAMVEVQLEMQYNYPRVLLIAFSVCTTVLVAVHLFALLISTCILPNVEAVSNIHNLNSVSESPHERMHHYIELAWGFSTALGILLFLAEVVLLCWIKFLPVDSGKSPIALIRSNCSTPTPPPPGHSGWQAALASTIIMVPVGLIFVVFTIHFYRSLVRHKTERHHQEIEELHKLKVQLDGHDRGIQAV